tgggctaagggggcccagcctgaaggccagttagggggggatttggggtgagtgcttatttgtgccctgggtacccctggaactatagtggggtgactgttaccccaatgtttctatatatctgtaaccttgttatgggctaaggggccccagcctgaaggccagttagggggggatttggggtgagtgcttatttgtgccctgggtacccctggaactatagcggggtgactgttaccccaatgtttctatatatctgtaaccctgttatgggctaagggggcccagcctgaaggccagttagggggggatttggggtgagtgcttatttgtgccctgggtacccctggaactatagcagggtgactgttaccccaatgtttctatatatctgtaaccttgttatgggctaagggggcccagcctgaaggccagttagggggggatttggggtgagtgcttatttgtgccctgggtacccctggaactatagcggggtgactgttaccccaatgtttctatatatttgtaaccttgttatgggctaagggggcccagcctgaaggccagttagggggggatttggggtgagtgcttatttgtgccctgggtacccctggaactatagtggggtgactgttaccccaatgtttctatatatctgtaaccttgttatgggctaagggggcccagcctgaaggccagttagggggggatttggggtgagtgcttatttgttccctgggtacccctggaactatagcggggtgactgttaccccaatgtttctatatatctgtaaccttgttatgggctaagggggcccagcctgaaggccagttagggggggatttggggtgagtgcttatttgttccctgggtacccctggaactatagcggggtgactgttaccccaatgtttctatatatctgtaaccttgttatgggctaagggggcccagcctgaaggccagttggggggggatttggggtgagtgcttatttgtgccctgggtacccctggaactatagtggggtgactgttaccccaatgtttctatatatctgtaaccttgttatgggctaagggggcccagcctgaaggccagttagggggggatttggggtgagtgcttatttgtgccctgggtacccctggaactatagcggggtgactgttaccccaatgtttctatatatctgtaaccttgttatgggctaagggggcccagcctgaaggccagttagggggggatttggggtgagtgcttatttgtgccctgggtacccctggaactatagcagggtgactgttaccccaatgttttttgCATATACCTACTCCCCCAtacttagcacaattcagcaggaacagccctgtacagagagacaacTAAGCAGAAACACTATTTCAGCCTTTCGAGAAAGAAACTCTTTGCAATGTTTGAGCAATaaaagattttattattattattattacttggaATCATTGTAGGAAGTGGATGCGTTTATATTTCCAGCCTAACAACGAGGTTTATTTGCTAAAGTGCAAGTAATTCATTCAGtttaatgcatatttatcaatggtcacATGCGTGAGGTCGGCTGCTCCAGTGGCTTCGAATAcggacccccccccccgatactgtgattgcccccccagcccctcgctCTTGCCCCGGGTATGGCTATGTCTCCATGTCTATGCCGGCTTTAGTAAACAAAAAGGACCACAGTGTAAATACTTGTGCTTTGGTACATACGGCGCCGGGAAACCCCCCCATAAAATAATGGAACCCCGATACCTTCATAGGGGGTTGTATCTATAGTTTTATTGTGGGGGGCGATGAAGTGCGGGTTGAGTATCTCTAACCCCTAGAATAGTCTAGAAGTGCATCGTTATCGTTTATACGGTGATATTATGCAAATGAACTATAGATGGCCCCTCCCACCCTGTGACATTAGATAGATAATTGGACGCTCAGTCCTGGTACTGTGATTAGTTAATATAGGAGGAACTTAACGAGGAATTAATTCTCTTTGATTAATGAAGTTGGTGTCTTAACGTAATGATCATTGGCTtattctatgggggggggggaataaaggaTATTTACAGAATGCCCAGTTACAGTATATGCGGTTAGATGGTGGCTACCTGCCCGGTGCCCTTGCCCGTATGATGGCTATAGCTGTGGCTACCAGGTATCAGGTAGAACTAGACGTATTGGGTTTAATCATGGCCATACATAGAGGTCCGTTAGCTGATACATTCTACGTTGGGTTGGTGCTACAGTGCTGCCCCATATCCGTTATACAGGAGGAGCAAGAAGGACTTGGGGCAAAAGATTCCCCCTAAACCATGAGAAATCAATGATATGGCACATTCCATGGCAGATGTTACTCACCAGAAGACCAATGGGGGGAGGAGGGAGTCAAATGGTCCACACTACAAGAAATATCTCATTATCAACAAAATCCTTCAATACTGGTTGccctacctccccccccccaataccccCAAGGGTAACAATGTAATGAATAAATCCAATATGAAGTCCGTCTTCCCTGGAATACAGGTTCTAAATGCCGGTGGAAGCATTGGACCTTCTGGGATCTGAGTCTTGTTCATATCGGTAGTGGTAGCCCTCCATCTGGTCTCTACAGGCTTCTCTGATGTTGTTGAGCCACCTCTTCATGCCCTTTCGGTTGAGGTACAAGACCATGAGGAAGATGACCCCAATGAGGGCCAAGACTATGCCAAAGAAGACATAAGATGCCGTTTCCAGGTCTTCGTTTGTGCACTTAAAATCCTCCAGTTTCAGAGCCATGACATCTGTGCCATTGAGGCTCGATGGGGCATAACATTTGAGGCTTTGGGCGTCCAATGATTGGGAGGAATTCCTGAGCCACAGAAACATCTTGGTCATCCGGCAATCGCAGGCGAAAGGGTTGGGGCTCAAGTAAACCCCAAGTTTCTTTTTAAAGGATAAATTCAAGATGGTTTCCTCGTCCATCCTCTTCATGGCATTATTTCCAATGTTCAGTTTCTCCAAGTTTTCCAGGTGGAAGACCAAGCTGGGGATGGACTGCAGGGCATTGCCGGCCAGTTCAAGCTGGTGAAGGTTTCCCAAATGTTTCGTCCACTGAGGGTTAATCAGAGGTTTGACGGCCGGAGCTTGGAAAGCTTGGTTAAGTTTTAAGACTTCCAGTTGACCGGCTCTATCAAATGCATCGTTGGCTATGGTGGCCAAGCGGTTAAAGCTCAAGTCTAACGTTGTGAGGCTTGGAAGCTCCTGGAATGCCAGTGCTTCTATGGCTTGGATGCTGCTGTTGATTAAAATAAGGGTGGTTAAATTGCCCAGTTGGCTACTGTTCCTCTGGAAAGTCTCCGGACGGAGGACATTGACATCACCGCCTATGAGTGACAGGTTTTGGACCCACTGAGGGATGTCCTCCAGGATCTCCTGGAGAGCTGGGAAGCCACATTGCACGAGTCCAACGTCTGCGACACAGCGGCACTTAGACGGGCAGGAGACGCTGACATTTGCCAACATCAGTAGTTTGAGAAGGAGGAGGCAGCCCAGCCTGCCCCGGGTCAGCAAAGCCTCGGTGTTGCCATGGGAATGCCGGTGCCCCGGTGGCATCTTTTTAGTTTGGCAGTTGACGGGGGGATGAGAACGTAGCTCCGAAATGCAAGAGGTGCCTCCCTGCCCTCCCGTCTGTCAGCGTAGTGGAGAAGCACCAGGTCGGGCTCCTGCTTTCTCATCCTCGGCTCATCCCTGGGCACGAGGCTTCCCAGAGTGGCTACCGGCCGGCACAAGGCTTACGGAGCCACAGAGCCACAGAGCCGTCCTTTCCTCGGAACTCTTCATTTCATGTTGACGTCTCTGGCAGGTCAGATGGATGGACCTGTGTCTAACAGAGaagcccccccccctctccttaTGCAGAGATACCGCACCCCCCCATCCCACCTCCCAGCTGCTGCTCGTTCTATtactgggagagggaggcagcAATGCCGGGATGGATTCCCAAAACATATTCCCACTTCATACACTTAACCCTCTAAGCCCCTCCTGTGCCCCGGGGAGACGGCTACGGTGAAAATGCCCCCCCAGGGATCTGACACTTCTGTATTAACCCCTTTGCTGCCAGAAGTGCAGTAATGTAGTTTCTCAATCAAGGATGGAGTTGGCCGGTGCCTGGGAGTCCCCAtctaataggggggggggggttatatatcTGCCTTTTGTAACTGCTGACTGTCAGCTATTGTTGAACTACAAGGCAGAgcgctgggagttacagttcataAATAGCAAGGTAACAACACTTTCTTCCAGGGTCGGATTGGCCGGCGGGACACAAGGAAGAAACCCAGTGAGCCCTTGCCCTTGGGCCGGCCCAGAACCGATCCTCCCTGTTGGGTGCTCTGGGGCCCGCAGGTTCCCCTCTCCCAAGTATGtgtgctcgggggggggggggtgtgtgggggTGACCACAGTGAAGCTCCATTCCCTGCAGTAGCAGCCCtggtggcccctgcaccccccagtccgaccctgctttctcccctacttactgtatatatataagtttgtAATTTTATTTGAAACTCCCCAAAAAGGGCCCCCCCTGAAGCTAAATTCTCATCCCTAGACCAAAGGCAAGTTTTTTTTGGGTAGTGACACACAGTGAATGGAACGGTCCAGAAAGAGAAGGGGTTCCTGGTAGGCGGCTCATCTAGATGGGCTGGGTGGGGGGTGCAGCACATATCCAATCAGATGACCCCATGCAAAGGGCCTGGGTGGGGTTTGTTATGAGCCGGGGTAATTAAGGGTGATGTTGGACGATGTGGCCCAGATGGAAAGGGGACACAgggaatatatatactgtatatatatatatatacacacaggcccCCCCTGGGGCTGCATTGCATCGTTAGTGGGGTGCTTGcaacatttttctgttttaacCCCCAGGAGACCATTAAATGGAAGGTTTCCCTTATTCTGGTTTTAGTTATAAGTCGTCTGGTGGGATTTTAAGACAattgcagttggtcatttttatttcttgcaattggtcttcattttaccTTTTCAGTTGTGATTTTTGAATTGTGAAATTTAGCCCCTGTTACCCCTGTTGGTGGTGCCTGAAATGCCGGGGCTTTTCCCACCTCAGCTGTCATTTGCTTGTTTCACGGACCCCCGGCTGCCGTAGCTACTGGACTACTTTTTGCCCCCCCTTTGCGATTTGCTCTAGACAGGTACCCTCCCTGCCTACCCCAGTTTGGGCACTGATTACATCTAGGGTAATAGACCGTGGCCCTATTGGTGGGACACTGGGAGTTGCAtttaacagctggagggccgcaggGCAACCCTAATGCAgatacaaaatgtaatatttgcactttttttcagcattttcccccccaggggccccctgtGATTCTCTGAACTAATTGCCCAAACCAAAAGCAGCCCTGATGGGGCCCTCCTGCAGGTCCTTTGTTGTAGTTAAGCTATTCAGAGAGATCATAACAACGTCGATGAGGTTGATAAAAGACACACGCGTTAGGTCCAAAGGAGAGTTTAAGGGGCCATGTGACTAGTAGGATGTATCACCCCCTTTTCTGTTGAGTTTTATACGGGGGGGGGTGATCATTGGTTTTTCCcttactggactacaaatcccagcatgcttcAGCATATGCCAAGCTGCAGTCCAGCAACGCCAGGGTTGCATTTTTTAAAGCGATATTGCTCAATAAAATTTGACTTTTCTATTaacatgcaaaataatcctccaatgagaatccctgctgatctgactccatgttctttgttcctgtaaCTGGATCAGAAGGGTTAACCCCAGTTTGTCTATCACACAACaactaaatgattttttttatttcagtatcaTATCATGGGCCCCAAATGGCACAATAGTCCCCCTATGTAAGATATCAGGAAGATGCCCAACATAGTGTTTGGAAGCtgcattctcactgggcagttcttttgcatttataatcaacttatttatcagtacaattctcattggggaatttccttgcatctgtaatgatggtttttggcaacttctatagcaaaactagggggcgccgtgggacaGCACCTAGTGGGTCCTGTGGCTCCTTTCCCAGAATTCCCCCTGTTTTCCATACAAAGAGCTTTAGTCTTATGTCAGTTaggtcatttatatatatatataaagtatatgtcAGTGGCCCTTTATTCCATGGGAGCGCTGGGAGATTTCTAGTAAAGAGCAGAGGATGGGGCAGGCAGGCGAGGGTTAATTACATGCTCTGGGCCTTAATGAAGTATTGATTTTCTCTGCCTCCTGTGAGTGAGAATAAACAGAGGGAGAAGCTTCAGTCGGGAAGGATTCAGATCATTACATTTCCCTGTGATGTTCCCCTAGTGGCTCCGCTGCGCTGGGAATCGCCTCGACGCGTTTCGCTTTTTCCTCCTCGGGGGACAGAACGCTATTGGCTGTGACCGGTTCCTCCGCCTGTCGTTGTTCCACATAAATATTATATCATTTCTCTCCCCGTTGAGACCAGAGAGGAGCCTGGAGCTGCTCGGAGCGCAGGGAGGCGGCACCGTGCGGGGAATCCCAGTGCCTATAGCAGTTCAGGGTGGTTTGGAGactattaaagggtaactaatccCCTCCTTTGTAACCAAATGTGCATAAAATGAACTGCTTGCTGCTCGGCTCACAAGTGCTTCTTGTAGCTGCAGGCTGTACCGCTTTGTATATAGCCATGTCATATGCTCATTAGCCAATTgcacccccccccttgtgcaatgAAACATTAAATCAGCTTGTGGTTCTCTTATATAACCATATGGCAGGGTGACAACTGCCACCCATTGAGTCTGAGCAGGGGCTGCTGTACTGCTCCCACTGTAAAGCAGCCACATGAGACCTGCCTGGTAATAAAGTTCTCTAAGTGCCGCCATTTTGTATCAGGGGATGTACCCGGTGTTGCCTAATTGTCTGTATTGGGTAGAACTATTGGCACATACAATATGGCACGGGGACAGGCCCCTCCCATAACACCATTACCCGTTACTATACACAAGGGGGTGGCGCTTTCCTACTGGGTCAGTACCTGCGGCAGCAACCTAATCACCTCCCCTAAATGTACCCAAAGCCCATTACTGGCCAAACCCACCcatattattcactatatgtcTATGGGTTCCGGACTCCAGTTGGGCACAATCAGACAAAACAAAGGTTCTTCACCAAACCCAGCTCCGCCCACTTCAAAGACCATCGTCCCTGCACCCCTGTCTGTCCAACTCCCCCCAAGGCTGACACTCTATGTAAATTCAACACTTTTTTTTGCTTATAAAGTTAATCTCCCATTGAACCCCCACAAGATACGTCCCCATCCCTTGATCAGGAGCAAATATTCTCCCCAATGTGATCACACTGTGGCCTAGAAATGGGGTCCAAAGGACTCTCAATACCCAACCCAAGCCCCACCAAGATACCCCTTGGCCATCAGTGACGCTCCTGTTACAGAACCCCCAAAGCCACGACAATGAATGCCATTGACCAGTCCcactcctaccccccccccagcaacccctAAATATGCCAACCCCTGGCCCTAAGCACACAGAATCCTTAAGACAGTCTACCCAATATTAAGTCCACTTCCAAAGCACATGATCCAAGAAAGAAAATGTCCACCTTCACTATGGGTGggccctcccccctccccctcccccctccccctcccccaccAACCTGACCCCTCCAAAGGTCAATCCATGGAATATCTTGCCATCCAACCAAATTCACCTTCTGTTGCCATCATCTTCCTTTCCACATCACGGTGCAACCAACCTCAGTACTGGATGGGTCTGAGAGTCAGAAGATCAGAAGATCTTCTGGTGGaacctttcttatttccaccatcagcttctatggcaccTATAGCCTTTAGCTTCTACATCTACATCTATTGCCATCATCTTCCTTTCCACGTCACGGTGCACCCAACCTCAGTGCTGGATGGGTCTAAGAGCCTATCAGAAGATCTGGTGGTGGAACCCTTCTTATTTCCACCATCGGCTTCTATGGCACCTATAGCCTTTAGCTTCTACATCTACATCTATTGCCATCACTTCCTTTCCACATCACGGTGCAACCAACCTCAGTCCTGGATGGATCTGAGTGTCAGAAGATCAGAAGATCTGGTGGTGGaaccctttcttatttccaccatcagcttctatggcaccCATAGCCTTTAGCTTCTACATCTACATTTATTGCCATCATCTTCCTTTCCTCAGTGGATGGGTGTGAGAGTCAGAAGATCTGGTGGTGGAACCCTTTCTTATTTCCATCATTGGCTCCTATGGCACCTATAGCCTTTAGCTTCTCCATCTCGTTGTAAGAATGGGCCGTTGGTGTTGGGTTCTTGGTTGGGCCTTAGAaacccagtcctacactgactgacctaagCTTGCTAACAACTTACCTCCAACACCTCCCTATGGGAGGCACTCACACCTGGTACAAGGTTGAGCTCCTCTACATTGAGAGCACTCTTACTTCTATCCACACGATGGcccctgtcacaacctcagggccgtgagttcccagacatagggcaggacccaaagagcaaacggttggtatcacaggatgaggcgtttattggagaatggcaagtagccatcagcaggttcccataagccagtaggtggtagccagcctgcactcttgttccttagggaatagggaaatacacccagttggggggaatcttcttgccccagctaaggcagattccaggggaacacaggggagggggtcctgccgtagctaaggttacaccccagacaaaaggctccttggaactcttggcagccacctttgtagccagaaagggagcagcccctgtcgtaaaaccaaaacaggatttgactccttctgccaacccaaaggcagcttccagaggggccaatcacagctaatcccactgggcctatgggaagccacctagtgagcatgcccagttcagtcttttgcatttactagacagagcactgctctcacaaggggtaactatgtgtattgtgtcactatgggtctggctctgtgtgccctcacaataggggcaattacatggggagggccagacagagccggctggctacacacaatacacacctagatgagattaacctacacaatgcatttgctacaacaggtaggaggggggcagggggtacatttcagcataaacagaaatatctaatagtttcatccaacttatacagtttgttatgtcacagccCCCACTTTGTTTGGCCAACAGAACCTACACCTGTCATCTGCTGATAGGGATCCTTATTGAACCCCACTGGGGCCATTTTAACAGATTGAGACCATTATCATCTCCATCAGGTCCCATCTCATCCTTGGGTTGGGTCCTTCACATGCACCCCAATGGGCCAAAAAAAACTGAGGCATTCATTCAATCTATTGCCCCTGGCTCCCCCTGCATTGCCCCCACCACAGGTCCTTTCCATGTTCGTGTtccatatataaataaagggaatTAATGGTTGCCGTTGTGCGTATGTGAAAGCCGCAGTACCTGGGTGGGCTCCATCTTCGTGTATATTACACTGAGTGCCTATTGCTGGCTGCCCATAAataactttaaatgtaaatattcccAGTATGACAGGGCAGACCTTTCCATTCTCatccagccaatcagagcccaGCCTGGCCAGACGGGGATTTTATTGGAAATAAACAGGCTGCCAGTTTCCTGGAAAGGTCAAGGGACCCAATGATATACAGGAGAATTAAGGGAATGTGAAAACCTACACAAGGTATAATAAATGGGGCCGGGCCATAATGTTCTGCAGAAAGTTCTaggatataatatagatataaaggGGGTGGCGTTTCCTCTGACTTGCTAAGCTTCCTTATCTTAatgcattttacatttgaatgtcaTTTTATGGGTATCAGGAGAAGGTGGGTAAATCTGACAGTTAGTGGCCCCAGTTGGGATATTGTGGCATCACGTGGTTGCTAGGGATTCCGGCGACGGATACAGAACATCAATCAGAGGCAATTTCCCGGTGGCTGGGCGACAGCTTTCTCCGCGCTCACAGATTTCTGACTAATGAGACTCGGCGGGATGGAGGGAGTCGGGCAGACGCAGGATACGGTTCAGCACAATGATGGATCCGCCGGGCCGGAGAGGAAAGCGCTAAAGAGACGGAAGACTGACCGGACCGGGATCTCGTTCAAAGCAGTTTGGAGCAGCCGGCCCGGATTCAGAAGAGGAAAATCTTGTTATGGTGTCGGAATTAACTAGAATGAAACCTATTAAAGTCTGCCTTTGCTCGCAGGAACCATAACCCcgcccccttaggctcacagagtgatGAAACTCCTCCTACGTCtgttctattgtgaagtgatggactCTGGGACTTGTAGCTCATAGTGGGTGGTTCCGGAATCCATTACTTTTATATTCAGCATTCCCAGAGTGTCCCCTGTAGCCAGGATCCCATTggtcacttaaaggggaactcaacccaaacacaacttaagctttttgaaaagaacagttccctaagccccgccccctgttcccctgctgattggctgactactttgtgactcaaataaaaacagtagtcatctgtcctcagcctgccttcatcctgcctcctcccaatcccacaatcccctgctgcacacatcaataaggaaaggaacatcccagtgcaatgcattgtgggttatgtagtagTGAGTACTGGGTCGGAGAGGTAAGTGCTCATTAACCCAATCACCTTTTTACAACAGATAAGTAGATCTTTCCCATAGTTGTTATATAAAATGACAGACTCGTTACATTGGGCCGTTACAATAGAAGGGGGGCCGGGCCGTTCCATTAGCGGTGGGGGGGGACATGTGACCGTAGATCAGAGAGATTTACTGGGATCAGTTTAGCGCAGAGCCATAAATTCCCCCCAATGGTCTGTCTATCTGTATAGTAATTGTACAATATAGTTTTATTGGCGGCGCAGGAAATCAATGGGAGTTTATTGCAGGGACTCCCCCTGTCACATCCCAGCGCTGCGACTCTATCTTCCCCGGAGTTATATGGTTCCTCTCCCCGAGCAATAAATTGGCTTTATTGGGTTAGAAAGTATATAGTGATCTATAGTGGCACGGGGACTCACATGGGGGGCTTCACTCAGACACACagtctatctacagtatctatctatcatctatctatctatctatcatctatgtatctatcatctatctatctatcatctatctatctatcatctatgtatctatcatctatctatctatctatctatctatctatcatctatctatctatctatcatctatctatctatcatctatctatctatctatctatctatcatctatctatctatctatctatctatcatctatctacctatctattatctatctatctatctatctatcatctatctatctatctatctatcatctatctacctacctatctattatctatctatctatttatcatctatctatctatctatctatctatctatcatctatctatctatctatctatctatcatctatctacctatctattatctatctatctatctatttatctatctatctatcaatcatctatctatctatatatctattatctatctatctatctatctatcatctatctacctatctattatctatctatctatttatcatctatctatctatctatctatcatctatctatctatcatctatctatctatctatctatctatctatcatctatctatctatcatctatctatctacctatctatctattttctatctatctatctatctatcatctatctatctattatctatctatctatctatcatctatctatctatctatcatctatctatctatctctctattatctatctatctatctacctatctattatctatctatctatctatctattatctatctatctatcaatcatctatctacctatctattatatatctatctatctatcatctatctatctatctatctatctatctatctatcatctatctatctat
This sequence is a window from Xenopus tropicalis strain Nigerian chromosome 2, UCB_Xtro_10.0, whole genome shotgun sequence. Protein-coding genes within it:
- the tpbgl gene encoding trophoblast glycoprotein-like; protein product: MPPGHRHSHGNTEALLTRGRLGCLLLLKLLMLANVSVSCPSKCRCVADVGLVQCGFPALQEILEDIPQWVQNLSLIGGDVNVLRPETFQRNSSQLGNLTTLILINSSIQAIEALAFQELPSLTTLDLSFNRLATIANDAFDRAGQLEVLKLNQAFQAPAVKPLINPQWTKHLGNLHQLELAGNALQSIPSLVFHLENLEKLNIGNNAMKRMDEETILNLSFKKKLGVYLSPNPFACDCRMTKMFLWLRNSSQSLDAQSLKCYAPSSLNGTDVMALKLEDFKCTNEDLETASYVFFGIVLALIGVIFLMVLYLNRKGMKRWLNNIREACRDQMEGYHYRYEQDSDPRRSNASTGI